A window of Mycobacteriales bacterium contains these coding sequences:
- a CDS encoding crotonase/enoyl-CoA hydratase family protein, giving the protein MSDRVSVSIDGGVADVRLNRPDKINALDPAMFAGIVEAGEQLKGDPSVRAVVLSGEGRGFCAGLDFGSFQAMASGEAQARPTARIGDTDGRITHLGQQAAYVWQELPVPVIAAIHGVALGGGIQIALGADIRIVAPDARLSVLEVRWGLVPDMTGTWMLPRLVGLDVAKELTWTGRMVSGEECVRIGLATRVSDSPLDDALALAREIAAKSPAAVRGAKQLLNQSGIAPVAQQFADERATIGGLIGSPNQVEAVTAYFEKRDPVFKD; this is encoded by the coding sequence ATGTCTGATCGCGTGAGCGTGTCCATCGACGGAGGCGTGGCCGATGTACGGCTCAACCGCCCCGACAAGATCAACGCTCTCGACCCGGCGATGTTCGCGGGCATCGTCGAGGCCGGAGAGCAGTTGAAGGGCGACCCCTCCGTGCGGGCGGTGGTCCTCTCCGGCGAGGGGCGTGGCTTCTGCGCCGGCCTTGACTTCGGCAGCTTCCAGGCGATGGCGAGCGGCGAGGCGCAGGCGCGACCCACCGCCCGCATCGGCGACACCGACGGGCGCATCACGCACCTCGGGCAGCAGGCCGCCTACGTCTGGCAAGAGCTGCCGGTCCCCGTCATCGCCGCGATCCACGGCGTCGCCCTGGGCGGCGGCATCCAGATCGCGCTGGGCGCCGACATCCGCATCGTCGCGCCCGACGCCCGGCTGTCCGTGCTCGAGGTGCGGTGGGGGCTGGTGCCCGACATGACGGGCACGTGGATGCTGCCACGCCTGGTCGGCCTCGACGTCGCCAAGGAGCTGACGTGGACCGGTCGCATGGTCTCCGGCGAGGAGTGCGTGCGCATCGGGCTGGCCACGCGGGTCTCGGACAGCCCGCTGGACGACGCGCTGGCGCTGGCCCGCGAGATCGCGGCCAAGAGCCCGGCGGCGGTCCGCGGGGCAAAGCAGCTGCTCAACCAGTCGGGCATCGCACCGGTGGCGCAGCAGTTCGCCGACGAGCGGGCGACGATCGGCGGGCTCATCGGCTCGCCCAACCAGGTCGAAGCCGTGACGGCCTACTTCGAGAAGCGCGACCCGGTCTTCAAGGACTGA
- a CDS encoding redox-sensing transcriptional repressor Rex, with translation MNASGAGARPGVPEATVARLPVYLRALTTLAEQGTATVSSEALASAAGVNSAKVRKDLSHLGSYGTRGVGYDVEYLVYQISRTLGLTQHWNVVIVGIGYLGHALANYAGFGSRGFQIVALVDAQPAIVGERIAGLEVLHIDELETVVKESEVSIGVIATPAGAAQDVCDRLVAAGVTSVLNFAPTVLSVPGGVDVRKVDLSTELQILAFHEQRKAATTAAATSAAAEAARAAIAGLDEAAVS, from the coding sequence GTGAACGCCTCCGGCGCCGGTGCGAGGCCCGGTGTCCCCGAGGCCACGGTCGCGCGGCTCCCGGTTTACCTACGGGCGCTGACGACGCTCGCCGAACAGGGCACCGCCACTGTCTCCTCCGAGGCTCTCGCCAGCGCCGCCGGGGTCAACTCGGCGAAGGTCCGCAAGGACCTGTCGCACCTCGGCTCCTACGGCACCCGAGGGGTCGGCTACGACGTCGAGTACCTCGTCTACCAGATCTCCCGCACCCTGGGGCTGACCCAGCACTGGAACGTCGTCATCGTCGGCATCGGTTACCTGGGCCACGCGCTCGCGAACTACGCCGGCTTCGGCTCCCGGGGCTTCCAGATCGTTGCCCTGGTCGACGCGCAGCCGGCGATCGTCGGCGAGCGCATCGCCGGCCTCGAGGTCTTGCACATCGACGAGCTGGAGACCGTGGTCAAGGAGTCGGAGGTCTCCATCGGCGTCATCGCGACACCGGCGGGAGCGGCCCAGGACGTCTGCGACCGGCTCGTCGCCGCCGGCGTGACCAGCGTCCTCAACTTCGCCCCGACCGTCCTCTCGGTGCCCGGGGGCGTCGACGTCCGCAAGGTCGACCTATCGACCGAGCTGCAGATCCTCGCCTTCCACGAGCAGCGCAAGGCGGCCACGACGGCGGCTGCGACC